In Polyangiaceae bacterium, the genomic window TCGAGCTTCTGGATCTCCTTGGCCGCCTCGTAGACCTCCTCGACGGGGATCTTCATCTCCCGGGCGATGGCCTGGTAGTTGTGCTTCTCCAGATGGTGCAGGTGGCTGTTGATGATCTCGGTCTCGATCTCGTCGAAGCCGATGGCCTTGGCCTGCACCAGGAGGCACTCGCGCAGGTCGCGTGACGCGACGCCGATCGGGTCGAAGTTCTGGATCAGCTCCAGCACGTCCGGTGCGTCCTCAGGGTGGAGGCCGGCCTCTTCGGCCAGGTCCTCGATGGTCAGATCCGGGGTGCGCGTGCCGTCCGGGCGCTCTACTCCCTTCAGATCCAGGTAGCCTTTCTCGTCCAGATTGCCGATCACGAGCTCGGCGAAGCGGCGCTCCCCTTCGGTGAAGTCGCTGGTGGTGAGCTGCCAGAGCAGGTGATCCTGCAAGCTGCGGGGCTTGGTCAGGTTCTGCTCGATGGGAGGGAGCTCGTCGAAGCCGCCGCGATTGCCCGGTACGGGCTGCTGTAGCGTGCGGTTCTCCAGGAATTTCTCCCAGTCCACCTCCCGGGCGGCCTTCTCGTTCTCGCGGGAGTCAGGCCGCTCGTTCACCGCGCGCTCGAACTGCGCTTCGTTCGCCTCGGTCCGGGCCCGAGCCTCGCTCGGTCCGCGCCCGTCGGCCTCCTCGTCCGAGAGCACCGGGTTGTTGTCGAGCTCCTTGCGCACCTCGTCGATGAGCTCGAGCCGGCTGAGCTGCAGGAGCTTGATGGCCTGCTGCAGCTGCGGCGTCATGACGAGCTGCTGGGACAAGCGGAGCTGCTGCTTGATTTCCATGGCTTTTCGAGAAGGGGGCCCCGGCACGGGAAGCCCAGTGCTGCCGAGTCTAGCAGGTCGCAGCAAAAAGCGGGCCTACCAAAAAAACGCCGACCTCAGCCCAGATAGCGCCGCCGGACCGCAGGGTGTTCCAGGAATTCGGCGGGCGTGGTCGCCACCTCGACGCGCCCGTCGAGCAGCAGCAGCACGCGCTCGCAGAACTCGAGCGCCTCACCGACCCGGTGGTCTGCCACCAGCACCGCCATGCCGTCTCGGGCGCGTGCGCGGAGGATACGGCCGATGCGCTGCGCGCCGCTGGGATCGACCCCCGAGAGCGGCTCGTCGCACAGGAGCACCCGCGGCTCCGCCGTCAGCGCGCGCCCGATCTCCAGCCGCCTGCGCTCCCCCCCCGACAGGTCTCGAGCCGCGACGCCGAGGCGGGCGCTCAGATCCACCTCGGCGGCTCGCTGCTCCGGCGCCGTGGCCGGCGCCCCGGCGGCGCGGGCGAAGGTCCGGAAGTTCCCCGCGACGTCCAGGTCGAAGAGCACGCTCGGCGTCTGCGGGACGTAGCCGAGCCCGAGCCGAGCTCGCTTCCACAGCGGCGCGCGGCTGACGTCGTGCTCTCCCAGCTGCACCCGCCCGGCGCGCAACGGGACTTCGCCGGCCAAGGCACGAAATAGCGTGCTCTTGCCTGCTCCGCTCGGCCCCAGCACGCCGACGATCTCGCCGGCGGCCACCTCGAGCGACACCCCACGGAGGATCTCGACGCCGCCCAGCACCACCGATAGCTCATCGGCAGAGAGCGCGGGCGGGTCGTTCGCGGTCATCCCCCCGAGGATATCAGCGCGCGGGCGGCTCGACCGGGATCGAGCCCTTGACCTCGGAGAGCGTGAGCTTCTTCGTGGAAAGGTCGATGGTGGCCTTGCCTGCCTCGACCCAACCCTTGCCCCGCGCGAGCCTCACGCCGCCGGTCAGGGTGACCTCGCGCTTGGCGAGGTCCACGACCACCGAGCTGGCGACCGCGTCGATGCCCTTCACGCGAGCGCGAACCCCGCCGGAGCCCTTGACCCAGCGCACGCGCGGCGCCTGATCGTATCGGATCTCGACCTTCGGACAGGTGACGCTGAGCTCGCCGAGCTTGGCCTCGACGTTGCCGTCGAGGAGCGCCGTCCCTTTGTCGATGTCGATGTCGAGCTTGTCGGCTTTGATGTCGAGCTTCTCGCCCTCGACCACCGCGAGCGGCCCGGCGCTTGCGGGCGTGACCAGCCCCATGCCCATCGCGAGCGCCGCGACACAGAGCAGGCCGCCGAGCACCGGCCTGAGGACGCGCAAACGAGGATTCACTTTGACTAAACCTAACACGTGAGACGGCAAAAGCTCGTGGGCATTCAAAGAAAGCTCGCGCCGCGGGCCCGCAGCGCTGCGCACAAACTGCGGGACCGGGCCAGCACGGGCGGCACGGCTCGGGGCTCGAGGTCGGTCCGGAGGTCGCCAAACGCAGCGACGGCCTCCTCGAAGAGGGCAATGGCGAGGTCGCGGCTGACGTCGGTCATTTCGGGCTCCCTCTGGTCGCGCTCACGGCCGCCTTCCCCCAAGGCCGCAGACAGGAGCGGCACCGCCGACATCGCCGACAGCGCCTGGACGCGCGGGCGCAGCGCGCGCCGCAGCACGGGCAGCTCGGCTTCGCTGAAACCGAAGCTCGAGGAGGTCGCGTCCACCAGCGCTTCCGCCAACACGACGCGCGCGCGAGCGCGGACGAAGCGACGCGCTCCCGGGTCCTCCAGAATCGCGGCGACGCGCCGCGTGTCCGCGACGAACTCGAGGGCCGCGCGCTCGCACGCGGCCGACAGGGCGCGCAGGTGCTTCTCGCGCTCGCTCTCCAGCGCCAGGAGCACCTGCGAGACGCGGGTCGAGAG contains:
- a CDS encoding ATP-binding cassette domain-containing protein, translating into MTANDPPALSADELSVVLGGVEILRGVSLEVAAGEIVGVLGPSGAGKSTLFRALAGEVPLRAGRVQLGEHDVSRAPLWKRARLGLGYVPQTPSVLFDLDVAGNFRTFARAAGAPATAPEQRAAEVDLSARLGVAARDLSGGERRRLEIGRALTAEPRVLLCDEPLSGVDPSGAQRIGRILRARARDGMAVLVADHRVGEALEFCERVLLLLDGRVEVATTPAEFLEHPAVRRRYLG
- the rpoN gene encoding RNA polymerase factor sigma-54, whose translation is MEIKQQLRLSQQLVMTPQLQQAIKLLQLSRLELIDEVRKELDNNPVLSDEEADGRGPSEARARTEANEAQFERAVNERPDSRENEKAAREVDWEKFLENRTLQQPVPGNRGGFDELPPIEQNLTKPRSLQDHLLWQLTTSDFTEGERRFAELVIGNLDEKGYLDLKGVERPDGTRTPDLTIEDLAEEAGLHPEDAPDVLELIQNFDPIGVASRDLRECLLVQAKAIGFDEIETEIINSHLHHLEKHNYQAIAREMKIPVEEVYEAAKEIQKLESRPARNFTDTDDRAIGITPDVYVVKDGDELRVMDNDKGVQRLFINEALTKKLMQDPTAKEFIGEKLRNAQWLIRAIEQRRKTIIKVAECIVDKQRDFFERGVAHLKPMILRDVAEAVGMHESTISRVTTNKYMHTPQGLFELKYFFNSSIRRVGEDDIASESVKQAIKKIIDDEDKENPLSDQAIVELLEKAEGIKIARRTVAKYREMLGILSSSKRKRLF